GGCTAACGTTTTAGGATCTCTTTTATAAGGTTTGTAATCAATGTCATTGGGTTCGGCAATCGGAGGATTGATTTCGGGTAAATCGGCTACCCGGGGAATTTTGAAAACTTCCGATCCGTTTCCGATGGATCCGTCGGTGAGTAAAATTACCGGGGTCATGTGTTCCATGGCCAGTTTGGCTGCTTCGTAAGCCGAATAAAAAGCATCGGCAGCGCCGGTAGCAGCCATTACAATGCAGGGAGCTTCTCCGTTACGTCCGTAAAGTGCCTGCATCAGATCAGATTGTTCTGATTTGGTTGGCAAACCGGTGGAAGGACCGCCACGCTGTACGTCTACAATGACAATAGGCAGTTCGGTCATCACCGCCAAACCGATGGCTTCACTTTTCAGTGAAAGTCCGGGGCCGGAAGTGGTGGTTACGGCAAGTGCTCCGGCAAAACTGGCTCCGATAGTGGAAACCACACCGGCAATTTCATCTTCTGCCTGTTGTGTGATACAGGTAAATTGTTTGTGTTTTGACAATTCCTGTAAAATATCGGTAGCCGGCGTAATGGGATAAGAGCCGAGATAAATTTTTCTTCCGGAACGTTCAGAAGCGGCTAAAAATCCCCATGCGGTGGCCAGGTTACCGGTTACATTGCGGTACCGTCCTTTATGCAGGTTGGCTTTCTCAATGCGGAATGTATTTTTGAAAACTTCAAGTGTTTCGGCGTAGTGGTAACCGGCTTCGAGTACCCGTTTATTGGCTTCGACTACCAGCGGATTTTTTTTGAATTTATTTTCAAAAAAGGCAAATGTTTTTTTGTAGTCTCTGTTAAACAGGTAATAGATGATGCCCAGCGCAAACATGTTTTTTGATTTGAGCACCGATTTATTATCCAGGTCCAGATCTTTTACGGCTTCTTTGGTGAGGGTATTAAGCGGAGCCTGCACTACCAGATGTCCGGTGAGTGTATTGTCTTCCAGCGGATTGCTTTCCCATCCGGCTTTGGCCAGATTTTTTTCGGTAAACTCTTCGCTGTTTACAATAATAATAGCATCTTTTTTAACCCACCTGAGATTTGCTTTCAAGGATGCGGGATTCATGGCGACCAACACGTCGGCCAGGTCGCCGGTAGTGTAGATGTTTTTGTGTCCAAAATGAATTTGAAAACCAGAGACCCCTGAAACGGTTCCCTGTGGTGCCCTGATCTCGGACGGATAATCCGGAAAAGTGGCAAAGTCGTTACCTGCAAATGCTGTTGAATCGGAGAAGAGACTTCCGGTAAGCTGCATCCCGTCTCCGGAGTCACCGGCAAACCGTACTACTGCTTCTTCAATTTCAACGATTTTATCTTTTTTCGTTGTCATAAAAATACTGTTTAATGATTAGGGCAAAAATAAATCAATTCTTTACCCACGCATGAATTATTCGGTTTTTTTTTCAATCGTTTGAAATTTTTTATTCACCATGGGGTGTTAATTTTAATTTATTGATATACAGTTTGTAATAAGAAAATATTGTGAAGAAAAAACAGGCTTTTTTTGTTAATTATAAACAGTCTAAATTTTAAATGTTGGGTTTCTCTCCTAATTTAGATTTACTAAA
The sequence above is drawn from the Candidatus Sulfidibacterium hydrothermale genome and encodes:
- a CDS encoding 2-oxoacid:acceptor oxidoreductase subunit alpha, which translates into the protein MTTKKDKIVEIEEAVVRFAGDSGDGMQLTGSLFSDSTAFAGNDFATFPDYPSEIRAPQGTVSGVSGFQIHFGHKNIYTTGDLADVLVAMNPASLKANLRWVKKDAIIIVNSEEFTEKNLAKAGWESNPLEDNTLTGHLVVQAPLNTLTKEAVKDLDLDNKSVLKSKNMFALGIIYYLFNRDYKKTFAFFENKFKKNPLVVEANKRVLEAGYHYAETLEVFKNTFRIEKANLHKGRYRNVTGNLATAWGFLAASERSGRKIYLGSYPITPATDILQELSKHKQFTCITQQAEDEIAGVVSTIGASFAGALAVTTTSGPGLSLKSEAIGLAVMTELPIVIVDVQRGGPSTGLPTKSEQSDLMQALYGRNGEAPCIVMAATGAADAFYSAYEAAKLAMEHMTPVILLTDGSIGNGSEVFKIPRVADLPEINPPIAEPNDIDYKPYKRDPKTLARKWAIAGTPGLRHRLGGLEKEDITGNVSHDPLNHQKMTELRQAKVDRVVDYIPELKIDGDDKGDLLVVGWGSTYGVLLTAVEEMREEGKSVSMAQFKHIMPLPKNVHEVFSGFKKIVVCENNMGQFVNYLRMKHPEFKYEQYNKVQGLPFMVSELKTKFEALLNE